The stretch of DNA GCCCAGCAGGACCGCGATCCAGCCATAGCGCGACTTCGACAGGCTGCGGCTGATCAGCGCAACCAGCGCGAGGCTCCCGCCCTGCCCCTTGTTGTCGGCGCGCATCAGGATGGTGACGTACTGGATTGCGACGACCAGCGTCATCGACCAGAAGATAAGGCTGATGACGCCGAGCACGTGGGCATCGTCGAGCGCGAGCGGGTGCGGCCCGGCGAAAGTCTCGCGGAAGGCATAGAGCGGGCTCGTCCCGATATCGCCGAAGACGATGCCGATCGCCCCGACCGCAAGCGCCGTTTTCGACGCGCTGTGCGAGTGGCCGCCGGATGGCGGCGTGTGGGCGGGCGCTGCTGTTTCGCTCATGCTTCTCGGATTTCCCGAATTGCCGGTACTGCCCTGAAGCCGCGCGCTGAGCCCGACTCCAATCCTGCCAGGCGTGCCTTCACGACGCCGGCGGAGCGCCGATTAGCACCGCCTCTTCGCGCCTGCAACAAGCGCCGCCCGCCGCCCCTTTCAGCGCAGCATCGGGGCATTGGCGATCATCCGGTCGAGCTCGGCGATGCGCTGGGTCAGTTCGGGAACCCACGGCGCGTCCTCGGGCGAACGCGCGACGAGGCCCGCCCATGTCTCGCGCGCGGCGCGGACCTGCCCGGACTGCAGATAGGAAAAGCCGAGGAAATAGTCCGCCGCCGGGCTCTGCGGGTCGAGCGCGCGCGCCTTGCCATAGGCATAGGCCGCCGCCGGGGTGACCTGCCCATCCGCATGGCCCGTCAGCGCCATGCCGAGTGCGAGCCAGCCCTCGAGATGGCCGGGATTGTCGGACAGCCCCTTGCGCAGCAGGCCGGCCGCTTCCTCGAACCGGCCATTGCGGGCGAAGCCGTCGGAAATCGTGAGATAGTCGGGCTTGGGCCGGTTGGGGTTGAACAGCGAGCGGCGCGCCTCGACCATCTCCTCGCCGTTCGCGGAAGGATCGGCAAAGCGCTCGGTCGGCGAGGCGGGCTGGCCGGGCGAGCCCTGCAACCCGTATCCCGCAAGGCCGAACAGCAGAGCCGCGCCGAACACGGCGAAGCCTTCACGCGGGAGGCGCAGCAGGAAAGCCGCCAGCGCGAAGGCGGCGAAAGCGAGCGCCAGCACGGCGAGCCAGCCGCCGATCATGCCGCCTCCCCTTCCCCGTCCGACCGCCTGCGGCC from Erythrobacter sp. encodes:
- a CDS encoding tetratricopeptide repeat protein is translated as MIGGWLAVLALAFAAFALAAFLLRLPREGFAVFGAALLFGLAGYGLQGSPGQPASPTERFADPSANGEEMVEARRSLFNPNRPKPDYLTISDGFARNGRFEEAAGLLRKGLSDNPGHLEGWLALGMALTGHADGQVTPAAAYAYGKARALDPQSPAADYFLGFSYLQSGQVRAARETWAGLVARSPEDAPWVPELTQRIAELDRMIANAPMLR